Part of the Deltaproteobacteria bacterium genome is shown below.
CAGGTTACGAACGGTGCGAGGTCGAAATTCGCCATGCTCTTGCTGCCGCCGGTTTTGGCAAATCCACGTTCCAAAGAAGACAGGATGATCTCTGGCTTCTCCGGGTTCATCCAAATAGGCAGGTTGCCGTCGGCGATTTCTCCGGCGCAGGCGATGCCGTTGGGGTTGATCGACGCCATGTAGATCTTCATATCCGTCCGCCCGTGCAGGATGCTTTTAAGCGGTTTCCCCAGGCCGGTAGCGTCGGGACCGGCGTAGGGAATCTGGTAGTACTCGCCGTGATGTTGCAACGGCGCTTCCCGCGAAAGAATTTTTCGCACGATGCTGATGTACTCGCGAGTACGCAGAAGCGGTTTGCCATAGGCGACACCATGCCATCCTTCAGCGACCTGCGGACCCGAGGGGCCAAGACCGAGCACAAAACGCCCACCCGACAAGGCGTCCAAGGTCATTGCTGTCATCGCCGTCATGGCCGGAGTGCGCGCCGGCATCTGTAAAATCGCCGCGCCGAGTTTGATCTTCGTGGTGCGAGAGCCGATCCACGCCAGGGGCGTGACAGCATCCGAGCCCCAGGCTTCTCCAGTCCAGACCGAATCGTAGCCGAGACGTTCCGCCTCAAGAATGAGGTCCATGTTCATGCGCGGTCCCGCCGCGCCGACTAACAGTCCGAGTTTCATAGCAGAGTCTCCTCTCTGGTTTCTTTGGCCGCCATAATACCAAACCTGCGAAAAGTTGCGCCCCCGGCCTGACGGGCTCGAACCCGTTGACGGATTGGCACCGACCCTTTAGCCTTGCAGGCGACTTGCTCTACTATCAAGGAGGAAATTTCTATGCCGACTTACGATGTGATCGTTCAGGGTGG
Proteins encoded:
- a CDS encoding LLM class F420-dependent oxidoreductase; the protein is MKLGLLVGAAGPRMNMDLILEAERLGYDSVWTGEAWGSDAVTPLAWIGSRTTKIKLGAAILQMPARTPAMTAMTAMTLDALSGGRFVLGLGPSGPQVAEGWHGVAYGKPLLRTREYISIVRKILSREAPLQHHGEYYQIPYAGPDATGLGKPLKSILHGRTDMKIYMASINPNGIACAGEIADGNLPIWMNPEKPEIILSSLERGFAKTGGSKSMANFDLAPFVTCIVGNDLEKCRMPIKDNLALYIGGMGARTQNFYNAYAKRMGYEEAAVKIQDFYLSGKKAEAIATVPDQLVDQVALIGSRERIAERLQAWKASPATSLLIGTTQPEALRLLAELCL